From the Chelonoidis abingdonii isolate Lonesome George chromosome 12, CheloAbing_2.0, whole genome shotgun sequence genome, one window contains:
- the LOC116836580 gene encoding uncharacterized protein LOC116836580 isoform X1 translates to MAAVISAQGSVAFEEVAVYFTQGQGALLDPAQRALYRDVMQENYATVTSLGNPIPKPELITQLERGEELWVPDLQTSEEGEIPRGSHTAGEGTVSDIKEENSQQERPEQQELHRMLSGRSKENFSQSAEQGKVWGNQPKSERHKGKEVGKAVNCRRGCRNPKETTAQQKIQTEERKYTCTECWKSFSRSSNLIAHQRIHTGERPFKCTECGKSFIQRVNLISHQRIHTGERPYKCTECGKSFSKRSHLNTHTIIHTGERPYKCTECGKSFGQRSQLNTHKIIHAGDASMITHAREKHYTCLDCGENLKWSSELVTHQRLHTGEIPYKCFDCGKCFMRSSTLILHQRIHTRETPYQCPSCGERFRWSTQLVKHQMLHTGERPYKCPDCGKSYSDSSSLISHQRTHTGEKPYTCVDCGKSFNQNSTLNRHKRLHTGEKPYKCTECGKSFSQRSNLSVHQRLHTGEKPYKCPDCGKSFNRRSNLSVHKKLHAGEKP, encoded by the exons aTGGCTGCAGTGATATCGGCTCAG GGGTCAGTggccttcgaggaggtggctgtgtatttcacccaggggcagggggctctgctggaccccgctcagagagccctctacagggacgtcatgcaggagaactacgcgacggtgacctcgctgg GAAAccccattcccaaacctgagttgATCACCcagctggaacgaggggaagagctGTGGGTCCCGGATCTCCAGACCTCCGAGGAAGGGGAGATCCCAAGAGGCTCCCATACAG CAGGTGAAGGTACAGTGAGTGATATCAAGGAAGAGAATTCACAGCAGGAACGTCCTGAGCAACAAGAACTGCATAGGATGTTATCGGGAAGATCCAAAGAGAATTTTTCCCAGAGTGCTGAACAGGGAAAAGTCTGGGGGAATCAGCCCAAGTCAGAGAGGCACAAAGGGAAAGAAGTGGGTAAAGCCGTTAATTGTAGGAGAGGATGCCGTAATCCCAAGGAAACCACGGCCCAACAGAAAATCCAGACAGAAGAGAGAAAGTACACATGCACTGAATGTTGGAAAAGCTTCAGTCGTAGTTCAAACCTCATTgcccatcagagaatccacacgggagagagacccttTAAATGTaccgagtgtgggaaaagcttcattcaGAGAGTAAACCTCATTTctcatcagagaatccatacgggagagagaccctataaatgtaccgagtgtgggaagagcttcagtaAGAGATCACACCTGAATACACACACAataatccacacgggagagagaccctataaatgtaccgagtgtgggaaaagtttcggTCAGAGATCACAGCTTAATACGCACAAAATAATCCATGCAGGAGATGCATCCATGATAACCCACGCCAGAGAAAAACATTATACgtgcttggactgtggggaaAACTTGAAGTGGAGCTCAGAACTGGTTACACATCAGAGACTCCACACAGGAGAGATCCCTTATAAATGCTTTGACTGTGGGAAATGTTTCATGCGGAGTTCAACCCTTATcttacatcagagaatccacacgagAGAGACACCCTATCAGTGCCCCAGCTGCGGGGAAAGATTCAGATGGAGTACGCAGCTTGTGAAACATCAGATGCTCCACACGGGAgaaagaccctataaatgccccgactgtgggaaaagctaTAGTGACAGCTCATCCCTTATTTCACATCAgcgaacccacacaggagagaagccctatacctgtgtggactgtgggaaaagtttcaatcAAAACTCAACCCTGAACAGACACAAGAGGCTCCACACGGGAGAAAAACCCTATAAATgtactgagtgtgggaaaagtttcagtcagCGATCAAACCTCAGTGTGCATCAGCgactccacacaggagagaaaccctataaatgccccgactgcgggaaaagcttcaatcggaGATCAAACCTTAGCGTGCACAAGAAACTCCACGCAGGAGAGAAACCTTGA
- the LOC116836580 gene encoding uncharacterized protein LOC116836580 isoform X2, with the protein MAAVISAQGSVAFEEVAVYFTQGQGALLDPAQRALYRDVMQENYATVTSLGNPIPKPELITQLERGEELWVPDLQTSEEGEIPRGSHTGEGTVSDIKEENSQQERPEQQELHRMLSGRSKENFSQSAEQGKVWGNQPKSERHKGKEVGKAVNCRRGCRNPKETTAQQKIQTEERKYTCTECWKSFSRSSNLIAHQRIHTGERPFKCTECGKSFIQRVNLISHQRIHTGERPYKCTECGKSFSKRSHLNTHTIIHTGERPYKCTECGKSFGQRSQLNTHKIIHAGDASMITHAREKHYTCLDCGENLKWSSELVTHQRLHTGEIPYKCFDCGKCFMRSSTLILHQRIHTRETPYQCPSCGERFRWSTQLVKHQMLHTGERPYKCPDCGKSYSDSSSLISHQRTHTGEKPYTCVDCGKSFNQNSTLNRHKRLHTGEKPYKCTECGKSFSQRSNLSVHQRLHTGEKPYKCPDCGKSFNRRSNLSVHKKLHAGEKP; encoded by the exons aTGGCTGCAGTGATATCGGCTCAG GGGTCAGTggccttcgaggaggtggctgtgtatttcacccaggggcagggggctctgctggaccccgctcagagagccctctacagggacgtcatgcaggagaactacgcgacggtgacctcgctgg GAAAccccattcccaaacctgagttgATCACCcagctggaacgaggggaagagctGTGGGTCCCGGATCTCCAGACCTCCGAGGAAGGGGAGATCCCAAGAGGCTCCCATACAG GTGAAGGTACAGTGAGTGATATCAAGGAAGAGAATTCACAGCAGGAACGTCCTGAGCAACAAGAACTGCATAGGATGTTATCGGGAAGATCCAAAGAGAATTTTTCCCAGAGTGCTGAACAGGGAAAAGTCTGGGGGAATCAGCCCAAGTCAGAGAGGCACAAAGGGAAAGAAGTGGGTAAAGCCGTTAATTGTAGGAGAGGATGCCGTAATCCCAAGGAAACCACGGCCCAACAGAAAATCCAGACAGAAGAGAGAAAGTACACATGCACTGAATGTTGGAAAAGCTTCAGTCGTAGTTCAAACCTCATTgcccatcagagaatccacacgggagagagacccttTAAATGTaccgagtgtgggaaaagcttcattcaGAGAGTAAACCTCATTTctcatcagagaatccatacgggagagagaccctataaatgtaccgagtgtgggaagagcttcagtaAGAGATCACACCTGAATACACACACAataatccacacgggagagagaccctataaatgtaccgagtgtgggaaaagtttcggTCAGAGATCACAGCTTAATACGCACAAAATAATCCATGCAGGAGATGCATCCATGATAACCCACGCCAGAGAAAAACATTATACgtgcttggactgtggggaaAACTTGAAGTGGAGCTCAGAACTGGTTACACATCAGAGACTCCACACAGGAGAGATCCCTTATAAATGCTTTGACTGTGGGAAATGTTTCATGCGGAGTTCAACCCTTATcttacatcagagaatccacacgagAGAGACACCCTATCAGTGCCCCAGCTGCGGGGAAAGATTCAGATGGAGTACGCAGCTTGTGAAACATCAGATGCTCCACACGGGAgaaagaccctataaatgccccgactgtgggaaaagctaTAGTGACAGCTCATCCCTTATTTCACATCAgcgaacccacacaggagagaagccctatacctgtgtggactgtgggaaaagtttcaatcAAAACTCAACCCTGAACAGACACAAGAGGCTCCACACGGGAGAAAAACCCTATAAATgtactgagtgtgggaaaagtttcagtcagCGATCAAACCTCAGTGTGCATCAGCgactccacacaggagagaaaccctataaatgccccgactgcgggaaaagcttcaatcggaGATCAAACCTTAGCGTGCACAAGAAACTCCACGCAGGAGAGAAACCTTGA
- the LOC116836580 gene encoding uncharacterized protein LOC116836580 isoform X3, with protein MQENYATVTSLGNPIPKPELITQLERGEELWVPDLQTSEEGEIPRGSHTAGEGTVSDIKEENSQQERPEQQELHRMLSGRSKENFSQSAEQGKVWGNQPKSERHKGKEVGKAVNCRRGCRNPKETTAQQKIQTEERKYTCTECWKSFSRSSNLIAHQRIHTGERPFKCTECGKSFIQRVNLISHQRIHTGERPYKCTECGKSFSKRSHLNTHTIIHTGERPYKCTECGKSFGQRSQLNTHKIIHAGDASMITHAREKHYTCLDCGENLKWSSELVTHQRLHTGEIPYKCFDCGKCFMRSSTLILHQRIHTRETPYQCPSCGERFRWSTQLVKHQMLHTGERPYKCPDCGKSYSDSSSLISHQRTHTGEKPYTCVDCGKSFNQNSTLNRHKRLHTGEKPYKCTECGKSFSQRSNLSVHQRLHTGEKPYKCPDCGKSFNRRSNLSVHKKLHAGEKP; from the exons atgcaggagaactacgcgacggtgacctcgctgg GAAAccccattcccaaacctgagttgATCACCcagctggaacgaggggaagagctGTGGGTCCCGGATCTCCAGACCTCCGAGGAAGGGGAGATCCCAAGAGGCTCCCATACAG CAGGTGAAGGTACAGTGAGTGATATCAAGGAAGAGAATTCACAGCAGGAACGTCCTGAGCAACAAGAACTGCATAGGATGTTATCGGGAAGATCCAAAGAGAATTTTTCCCAGAGTGCTGAACAGGGAAAAGTCTGGGGGAATCAGCCCAAGTCAGAGAGGCACAAAGGGAAAGAAGTGGGTAAAGCCGTTAATTGTAGGAGAGGATGCCGTAATCCCAAGGAAACCACGGCCCAACAGAAAATCCAGACAGAAGAGAGAAAGTACACATGCACTGAATGTTGGAAAAGCTTCAGTCGTAGTTCAAACCTCATTgcccatcagagaatccacacgggagagagacccttTAAATGTaccgagtgtgggaaaagcttcattcaGAGAGTAAACCTCATTTctcatcagagaatccatacgggagagagaccctataaatgtaccgagtgtgggaagagcttcagtaAGAGATCACACCTGAATACACACACAataatccacacgggagagagaccctataaatgtaccgagtgtgggaaaagtttcggTCAGAGATCACAGCTTAATACGCACAAAATAATCCATGCAGGAGATGCATCCATGATAACCCACGCCAGAGAAAAACATTATACgtgcttggactgtggggaaAACTTGAAGTGGAGCTCAGAACTGGTTACACATCAGAGACTCCACACAGGAGAGATCCCTTATAAATGCTTTGACTGTGGGAAATGTTTCATGCGGAGTTCAACCCTTATcttacatcagagaatccacacgagAGAGACACCCTATCAGTGCCCCAGCTGCGGGGAAAGATTCAGATGGAGTACGCAGCTTGTGAAACATCAGATGCTCCACACGGGAgaaagaccctataaatgccccgactgtgggaaaagctaTAGTGACAGCTCATCCCTTATTTCACATCAgcgaacccacacaggagagaagccctatacctgtgtggactgtgggaaaagtttcaatcAAAACTCAACCCTGAACAGACACAAGAGGCTCCACACGGGAGAAAAACCCTATAAATgtactgagtgtgggaaaagtttcagtcagCGATCAAACCTCAGTGTGCATCAGCgactccacacaggagagaaaccctataaatgccccgactgcgggaaaagcttcaatcggaGATCAAACCTTAGCGTGCACAAGAAACTCCACGCAGGAGAGAAACCTTGA